The Spiroplasma clarkii genome has a window encoding:
- a CDS encoding bifunctional folylpolyglutamate synthase/dihydrofolate synthase: MISVKDNFIPSSVLFKKNYNLKKLLAKLNDPQNNFQVINVVGTNGKGSTATFIYQNLVEHQFKVGFFFSPAFLYQNERIQVNGTMISDADLVGLMEEYQELIKEYELTFFEIWTFLAIVYFNRCNIKIAIVEAGIGGVLDSTDCFANQIAVCLTSIGFDHEEILGKNIESIIANKIKIVKANSKIFTSTNNQKYDILLKKFTNNEIVYCPDYVPESSYQKYNKAIAQEVLKIFGIEFNQQTKPPLGRMTQLRSNPAFIIDGCHNLNGAQELINSLPNIHDFTILFASSTGKEQSEMVKLLKNSCKDFFVTTFTHPKAWDLSLVNEVNKVENWEEFLQENFKKNLLICGSLYFVPLVYEWFGGKK; this comes from the coding sequence ATGATTAGTGTAAAAGATAATTTCATTCCATCTTCTGTTTTGTTTAAAAAAAATTATAATCTTAAAAAATTGTTAGCAAAACTTAATGACCCACAAAATAATTTTCAAGTGATAAATGTTGTTGGTACCAATGGAAAGGGTTCAACAGCCACTTTTATTTATCAAAATTTAGTTGAACATCAATTTAAGGTGGGGTTCTTTTTCTCCCCAGCATTTTTATATCAAAATGAACGCATTCAAGTTAATGGTACAATGATTAGTGATGCTGATTTAGTGGGTTTAATGGAAGAATATCAAGAATTAATTAAAGAATATGAATTAACTTTTTTTGAAATTTGAACTTTTTTAGCTATTGTCTATTTTAATAGATGCAATATCAAAATTGCAATTGTTGAAGCAGGGATTGGCGGAGTGCTTGACAGCACAGATTGCTTTGCAAACCAAATTGCAGTTTGTTTAACATCAATTGGTTTTGACCATGAAGAAATTTTGGGTAAAAATATTGAAAGCATTATTGCTAATAAGATTAAAATCGTAAAAGCAAATTCAAAAATATTTACCTCAACAAACAACCAAAAGTATGATATTCTCTTAAAGAAGTTTACAAATAATGAAATTGTTTACTGCCCAGATTATGTTCCTGAAAGTTCATATCAAAAATACAACAAGGCTATTGCTCAAGAGGTTTTAAAAATATTTGGGATAGAATTTAATCAGCAAACAAAACCACCATTAGGGAGAATGACTCAATTAAGATCTAATCCGGCTTTTATAATTGATGGTTGTCACAATCTCAATGGAGCACAAGAATTGATTAATTCCTTGCCAAACATTCATGATTTTACAATTTTATTTGCTTCTAGTACTGGTAAAGAACAAAGTGAAATGGTTAAACTTCTAAAAAATAGTTGTAAAGATTTTTTTGTAACTACCTTTACTCATCCAAAAGCTTGGGATTTAAGCCTAGTTAATGAAGTTAACAAGGTTGAGAACTGAGAAGAGTTTTTACAAGAAAATTTCAAAAAAAATCTTTTAATTTGTGGGAGTTTATATTTTGTCCCCTTAGTATATGAGTGGTTTGGAGGAAAGAAATAA
- the uvrB gene encoding excinuclease ABC subunit UvrB: MKEYKEFELVSNFTPSGDQPQAIVKLLQGLTAGVKHQVLLGATGTGKTFTMANIVKSINKPTLVLAHNKTLAMQLYIELKELFPNNRVEYYVSNFDFFQPEAYLPARDLYIDKDARINRDLDMMRLSALNALTTRNDVIVVASVAAIYATRNPDEYSQIFFELNVGQKISKKELLSFLVQTGYTRNDTATEMGTFATKGDVIKISPSWTDEYNLRISMFGDEIEALDIVDVLNNTVKEKLRLFTIFPASAYVTDMDLIKKVVKNIEVELDLRVKELLDEGKMIEADRLEKRTRYDMETLSEFGICAGIENYSAHLDFRAPGVAPYSLLDFFGKDFLTIIDESHMMIPQVRGMYNTDLSRKETLVKHGFRLPSALDNRPLNFEEFSNRLDQVIYTSATPGDYELELTNHEVAEQIIRPTGLLDPVIDILPTHNQMEVIIENIHQIVKKSQKVFITAITIKQSEDITSFLQERNIKVAYLHSELKTLERNQILLDLRRGVYDVIVGVNLLREGIDIPEVSLVCILEADKQGFLRNARSLIQTVGRAARNAEGRVIFFADTISKAMEEAIEETNRRRSKQEAYNVTNNITPKTIIKKISDFGLNATLKNKVAELAKGKKKIKLTEKEKLIEELRVEMLTAAKEQNYEKAAELRDLIIEVSAE; this comes from the coding sequence ATGAAAGAATATAAAGAATTTGAACTTGTTAGTAATTTTACTCCAAGTGGTGATCAACCTCAAGCAATTGTTAAACTTTTACAAGGATTAACTGCTGGAGTAAAGCACCAAGTTTTACTTGGTGCTACAGGTACTGGTAAAACTTTTACAATGGCAAATATTGTTAAAAGTATTAATAAACCAACTTTGGTTTTAGCACATAATAAAACTTTGGCAATGCAATTGTACATTGAGTTAAAAGAACTTTTCCCAAATAATAGGGTTGAATACTATGTTTCTAACTTTGACTTTTTTCAGCCTGAAGCTTATTTACCGGCCCGAGACTTATACATTGATAAAGATGCCCGTATCAACCGTGACTTAGACATGATGAGGTTAAGTGCCTTAAATGCTTTAACTACTAGAAATGATGTTATTGTAGTGGCTTCAGTAGCTGCAATTTATGCTACTCGAAACCCAGATGAATACAGTCAAATCTTTTTTGAACTTAATGTTGGACAAAAAATCTCTAAAAAAGAACTATTGTCTTTTTTAGTGCAAACTGGTTATACAAGAAATGATACAGCCACAGAAATGGGGACTTTTGCCACTAAGGGTGATGTAATTAAAATTTCACCAAGTTGAACTGATGAATATAATTTGCGTATTTCAATGTTTGGTGATGAAATCGAAGCCCTAGATATTGTGGATGTTTTAAATAACACAGTTAAAGAAAAACTAAGATTATTTACAATCTTTCCAGCTTCAGCATATGTAACAGACATGGATTTAATTAAAAAGGTTGTTAAAAATATTGAAGTTGAGCTTGACCTCAGAGTTAAAGAACTATTAGATGAAGGTAAAATGATTGAAGCTGATCGTTTAGAAAAAAGAACCCGCTATGATATGGAGACTTTATCAGAATTTGGAATTTGTGCTGGGATTGAAAACTACTCAGCTCATTTAGACTTTCGAGCACCAGGAGTAGCACCATATAGTTTATTGGATTTTTTTGGTAAGGATTTTTTAACCATTATTGATGAATCACACATGATGATTCCTCAGGTTCGAGGAATGTATAATACAGATCTTAGTCGTAAAGAAACTTTAGTAAAACATGGCTTTCGACTACCAAGTGCCCTTGACAATCGTCCGCTAAATTTTGAAGAATTTAGCAATCGCTTAGATCAAGTAATTTACACATCAGCCACACCAGGTGACTATGAACTAGAACTAACAAACCATGAAGTAGCTGAACAAATTATTCGACCAACTGGGCTACTAGACCCAGTTATTGATATCTTACCAACACACAATCAGATGGAAGTCATCATTGAAAATATCCACCAAATTGTTAAAAAGAGTCAAAAAGTTTTTATTACTGCAATTACAATCAAACAATCTGAAGATATTACAAGTTTTTTACAAGAAAGAAATATTAAAGTGGCCTATTTACATTCAGAATTAAAAACCTTAGAAAGAAACCAAATTCTGTTGGATTTAAGAAGAGGAGTATATGATGTCATTGTTGGGGTAAACTTATTAAGAGAGGGAATTGATATTCCAGAAGTAAGTTTAGTTTGTATTTTAGAAGCAGATAAACAAGGTTTCTTGAGAAATGCTCGTAGTTTAATTCAAACAGTTGGTCGAGCAGCTCGTAATGCTGAAGGAAGAGTTATCTTTTTTGCAGATACAATTTCAAAAGCTATGGAAGAAGCAATTGAAGAAACTAATCGTCGTCGTAGCAAACAAGAAGCTTATAATGTTACAAATAACATTACACCAAAAACTATTATTAAAAAAATTAGTGACTTTGGTTTAAATGCAACTTTAAAAAACAAAGTTGCAGAATTAGCAAAAGGTAAGAAAAAAATTAAGTTAACAGAAAAGGAAAAATTAATAGAAGAATTAAGAGTTGAAATGTTAACTGCTGCTAAAGAACAAAATTATGAAAAAGCTGCAGAATTGCGTGATTTAATTATTGAAGTTTCAGCTGAATAA
- the uvrA gene encoding excinuclease ABC subunit UvrA, with product MILDKIIVKGAREHNLKNVDIELPKNKLIVFTGLSGSGKSSLAFNTIYAEGERRYIESLSSFSRQFLKSVEKPDVDDIEGLSPAISIDQKTTSHNPRSTVGTTTEIHDHLRLMYANVGTPFCINGHGAITSSSLKEIINAIKRETPEDEQIYILAPVVRDKKGTFKDLFIKLKKEGFIRVQIDGQLRSLEEDIDLEQNKRHNIEIVVDRLVYKAEDEELQSRIYSAIEVGLTYSNGLILVFYPNNDAASKLYSTKYSCSKCGFIIPNLEPNLFSFNKKSGACEICSGLGVNLEADPSLIIPDLNLSIRQGGVIYYKNLVDTQNIEWQKFEILCNYYRIDLSKPLSDLNDHQIDMLLWGSDEKIEVKIETSGGNTIRSSDYLEGVGSIIERRFVETKSEEARKYYGKYMASKVCKTCQGRRLNETALCVKINDKNIAEFVEMTIEENLQFLLSLQLTEQQTKIAALVLNQLLSRISFLNEVGLNYLTLSRSATTLSGGEAQRIRLAKQLGSKLSGVLYVLDEPSIGLHQRDNDKLIHTLKKLRDLGNTLIVVEHDEDTMKEADWIVDIGPGAGLNGGEIVAQGNFDQICAAPNSLTGQYLSKKLQIPVPKKRRGGNGLKLEIVGAAENNLKNIDVTIPLGKFVTITGVSGSGKSTLVEEIVYKGLRKLINGELIKPGKFKKIKGYENIDKIIYISQDPIGKTPRSNPATYTSVFDDIRDLFAETTEAKIRGYKKGRFSFNVTGGRCDACQGDGLVRVDMQFLGFVEVVCEVCEGKRYNDETLQVKFKSKNIWDVLNMTVDEAGQFFENVPKIKEKLDTIISVGLGYIKLGQNATTLSGGEAQRVKLSTFLLKRSTGKTLFLLDEPTTGLHVDDVKRLIEVLNILVDQGNTVLTIEHNLDFIKVSDYLIDLGPEGGMGGGQIMATGTPEQVATSQTSFTAKYLRAILND from the coding sequence ATGATTTTAGACAAAATTATAGTAAAAGGTGCAAGAGAACACAATCTAAAAAATGTTGATATTGAGCTGCCAAAAAATAAATTGATAGTTTTCACTGGACTATCAGGTAGTGGGAAATCATCACTGGCTTTTAATACAATTTATGCTGAAGGAGAAAGAAGATACATTGAATCACTTTCTTCATTTTCACGTCAATTTTTAAAATCAGTAGAAAAACCAGATGTTGATGATATTGAAGGATTAAGTCCAGCAATTTCAATTGATCAAAAAACCACAAGTCATAACCCTAGATCAACTGTGGGAACCACTACAGAAATTCACGATCACTTACGTTTAATGTATGCAAATGTCGGGACTCCATTTTGTATAAATGGGCATGGTGCCATTACTAGTTCTTCACTAAAAGAAATTATTAATGCAATTAAAAGAGAAACCCCTGAAGATGAACAAATTTATATTTTAGCACCAGTTGTGCGAGATAAAAAAGGAACTTTTAAAGATTTATTTATCAAATTAAAAAAAGAAGGTTTTATTAGAGTTCAAATTGATGGACAATTGCGAAGTCTTGAAGAAGATATTGATTTAGAACAAAATAAACGCCACAACATTGAAATTGTAGTTGACCGTCTAGTTTACAAAGCAGAAGATGAAGAACTGCAATCAAGAATTTATTCAGCTATTGAAGTTGGATTAACCTACTCAAATGGGTTAATTTTGGTTTTTTATCCAAATAATGATGCAGCATCAAAACTATATTCAACTAAATATTCATGTAGTAAATGTGGTTTTATAATTCCAAACTTAGAACCAAACTTATTTTCGTTTAATAAGAAATCAGGAGCTTGTGAAATATGTTCAGGACTTGGAGTTAATTTAGAAGCAGATCCAAGCTTAATTATTCCAGACTTAAATCTTTCAATTCGTCAAGGTGGAGTAATATATTATAAAAATTTAGTAGATACTCAAAACATTGAATGACAAAAATTTGAAATTTTATGTAACTATTACAGAATTGATTTAAGTAAACCTCTAAGTGATTTAAATGATCATCAAATTGACATGTTGTTATGAGGTAGTGATGAGAAAATTGAGGTAAAAATTGAAACTTCTGGGGGAAATACAATTCGTTCAAGTGACTATCTTGAAGGAGTTGGCAGCATTATTGAGCGACGTTTTGTTGAAACTAAATCTGAAGAAGCTCGTAAATATTATGGTAAATATATGGCTTCAAAAGTTTGTAAAACTTGTCAAGGTCGTCGTTTAAATGAAACAGCTCTTTGTGTCAAAATAAATGATAAAAATATTGCAGAGTTTGTTGAGATGACTATTGAAGAAAATTTACAATTTTTGTTATCTTTACAATTAACTGAGCAACAAACAAAGATTGCCGCCCTTGTTTTAAACCAATTACTTTCAAGAATTAGTTTTTTAAATGAAGTTGGTTTAAATTATTTAACTTTATCAAGAAGTGCCACCACTTTATCAGGTGGGGAAGCTCAAAGAATCCGTCTTGCCAAACAACTTGGTTCAAAATTATCAGGAGTACTTTATGTACTTGATGAACCATCAATTGGTTTACACCAAAGAGATAATGATAAGTTAATTCATACTTTAAAAAAACTAAGAGATTTAGGTAATACCTTAATTGTGGTTGAGCATGATGAAGATACTATGAAAGAAGCAGATTGAATTGTGGATATTGGTCCAGGAGCTGGATTAAATGGTGGAGAAATAGTGGCACAAGGGAACTTTGACCAAATTTGTGCAGCTCCAAACTCACTAACTGGACAATACCTTTCAAAAAAATTACAAATTCCTGTTCCTAAAAAGAGACGTGGAGGTAATGGTTTAAAGCTTGAAATTGTTGGAGCTGCAGAAAATAATTTAAAAAACATTGATGTCACAATTCCTTTAGGTAAATTTGTGACAATTACAGGAGTTAGTGGTAGTGGTAAGTCAACTTTGGTTGAAGAAATAGTTTACAAAGGTTTGAGAAAATTAATTAATGGTGAGTTAATTAAACCTGGAAAATTTAAAAAAATTAAAGGTTATGAAAATATTGATAAAATTATTTATATTTCTCAAGACCCCATTGGGAAAACTCCACGATCAAATCCTGCAACTTACACATCAGTTTTTGATGACATAAGAGATCTATTTGCTGAAACCACTGAAGCTAAAATTCGTGGTTATAAAAAAGGGAGATTTAGTTTTAATGTTACTGGAGGTCGTTGTGATGCCTGTCAAGGAGATGGATTAGTTAGAGTTGACATGCAATTCTTGGGATTTGTTGAAGTGGTTTGTGAAGTTTGTGAAGGTAAACGTTACAATGATGAAACTTTGCAAGTTAAATTTAAATCAAAAAACATTTGAGATGTTTTAAATATGACAGTTGATGAAGCAGGTCAATTCTTTGAAAATGTACCTAAAATAAAAGAAAAGTTAGACACAATCATTTCAGTAGGTTTAGGTTATATTAAGTTGGGGCAAAATGCCACCACTTTATCAGGTGGAGAAGCCCAAAGGGTAAAACTGTCAACCTTCTTGCTGAAAAGATCAACTGGTAAAACTTTATTTTTACTTGATGAGCCAACAACTGGTTTACATGTTGATGATGTAAAACGTTTAATTGAAGTATTAAATATTTTAGTAGATCAGGGTAATACAGTTCTAACGATTGAACACAACCTTGATTTCATTAAGGTTTCAGATTATTTAATTGATTTAGGTCCAGAAGGTGGAATGGGTGGAGGCCAAATTATGGCTACAGGTACACCTGAACAAGTTGCTACAAGTCAAACTAGCTTTACAGCAAAATATTTGAGAGCAATTTTAAATGATTAG
- a CDS encoding folate family ECF transporter S component: MIYLITNIVAAILIVCVFVIALAMEDFTFKKITIRHITVISLFAAVSVILTNLISYSIPIFGNIRLALGDWIIFLLGMIFGPLCGVISAISIDAMGNFIPNAFGFHAGYMLNKVILGFFGALVFFSNSKNRVFLKILVLYALPFTFQSLLFNQIWMMSYVGNAAWLDLIVKLIKLPIALPIYVTLTYSAYKAVLPLLKMWPEEMVWCLTTKRKNHFQDVQSI, encoded by the coding sequence ATGATTTATTTAATAACCAATATTGTCGCAGCAATTTTAATTGTTTGTGTTTTTGTAATAGCTTTAGCAATGGAGGACTTTACCTTTAAAAAGATTACCATTAGACACATTACAGTAATCTCTTTATTTGCAGCGGTCAGTGTAATTTTGACCAATCTTATTAGTTATTCAATTCCAATTTTTGGAAATATTCGTTTAGCATTAGGAGATTGAATTATTTTCTTATTAGGAATGATTTTTGGTCCATTATGTGGGGTAATCTCTGCAATTTCAATTGATGCAATGGGGAATTTTATCCCAAATGCCTTTGGTTTTCATGCTGGGTATATGCTAAATAAAGTAATTTTAGGTTTCTTTGGTGCTTTAGTATTCTTTTCAAATAGCAAAAACCGAGTTTTTTTAAAAATTCTAGTTTTGTATGCTCTTCCTTTCACATTCCAAAGTCTTTTGTTTAATCAAATTTGAATGATGTCATATGTAGGTAATGCAGCCTGGTTAGATCTAATTGTTAAATTAATTAAGTTACCAATTGCATTACCAATTTATGTAACTTTAACATATTCTGCATATAAAGCAGTTTTACCATTATTAAAAATGTGACCTGAAGAAATGGTGTGGTGTTTGACTACAAAAAGAAAAAACCACTTTCAAGATGTTCAGTCAATCTAA